One genomic segment of Pagrus major chromosome 13, Pma_NU_1.0 includes these proteins:
- the LOC141007672 gene encoding olfactory receptor 2AT4-like, which yields MSFLRTVLNDSLIIHPPGFYIIGFETFPFISVYFIFLAFVYVVTVLFNSFLIYIIAFNRCLHTPKFLAVINLAVIDVILNTSTIPSMIKTFLLEDNFVPFNLCLLQMFVYYTALPLESYALAILAYDRLITICFPLRHNSFNTLRSMTCVVSLSWVYVLSLNTYATGIMTRLSFCNSVKVFSYFCDYAPVFRLACNDYTLQWSVASTASMVNLMGPFTCILLSYFSILVTVFRMKSVSSGIKALTTCIEHLILVAVFYIPIFSIFLVGLYVGSINPDQRVLSLSLASCLPPCINPIVYSLKTKEIKTRALALVRKNKIGT from the coding sequence ATGTCTTTTCTCAGGACTGTTTTAAACGACTCTCTCATCATTCATCCTCCAGGCTTCTATATCATCGGATTTGAGACATTTCCCTTCATCAGTGTCTACTTCATCTTTCTAGCGTTTGTTTATGTGGTGACAGTGCTGTTCAATAGTTTCTTGATCTATATAATTGCCTTTAACCGTTGTTTACACACTCCAAAATTTCTGGCTGTTATCAACCTCGCAGTGATTGATGTCATCTTAAACACGAGCACTATTCCCAGCATGATTAAGACATTTCTCTTAGAGGATAACTTTGTTCCATTCAACCTGTGTTTGCTTCAAATGTTTGTCTACTATACTGCTTTACCTTTGGAGTCATATGCACTCGCTATACTTGCTTATGACAGGTTGATCACAATATGTTTCCCTCTGCGTCACAACTCATTCAACACATTACGGAGCATGACTTGCGTGGTCAGCCTGTCTTGGGTTTATGTTCTCTCACTAAATACATATGCAACAGGTATAATGACTCGACTGTCTTTTTGTAATTCTGTCAAAGTGTTCAGCTATTTCTGTGACTATGCTCCTGTGTTCAGACTGGCCTGTAATGATTACACATTGCAGTGGTCTGTGGCTTCAACTGCTAGTATGGTGAATCTGATGGGGCCCTTTACTTGTATTCTTCTGTCCTATTTTAGCATCCTGGTGACTGTGTTCAGGATGAAATCAGTCAGCAGTGGAATAAAGGCTCTCACCACTTGCATTGAGCACCTCATCCTTGTTGCTGTATTTTACATTCCCATATTCAGCATATTCTTAGTCGGGCTTTATGTAGGATCCATCAACCCGGACCAGCGTGTGCTGAGCCTGTCACTGGCCTCTTGCCTCCCACCCTGCATCAATCCCATCGTATATTCTCTGAAAACTAAAGAGATCAAAACCAGAGCCCTGGCACTggtcaggaaaaataaaattggCACATAA
- the LOC141007664 gene encoding olfactory receptor 1M1-like — protein sequence MSFLRTVLNDSLIIHPPGFYIIGFETFPFISVYIIFLAFVYVVTVLFNSFLIYIIAFNRCLHTPKFLAVINLAVIDVILNTSTIPSMIKTFLLKDNFVPFNLCLVQMFVYYMFGTLESYALAILAYDRLIAICLPLHHNSFNTLRSMTCVVSLSWVYVLSLNTYATGIMTRLSFCNSVKVFSFFCDYAPVFRLACNDYTLQWSVASTASMVNLMGPFTCILLSYFSILVTVFRMKSVSSGIKALTTCIEHLILVAVFYIPIFSIFLVGLFVGSINPDQRVLSLSLASCLPPCINPIVYSLKTKEIKTRALALVRKNKIGT from the coding sequence ATGTCTTTTCTCAGGACTGTTTTAAACGACTCTCTCATCATTCATCCTCCAGGCTTCTATATCATCGGATTTGAGACATTTCCCTTCATCAGTGTCTACATCATCTTTCTAGCGTTTGTTTATGTGGTGACAGTGCTGTTCAATAGTTTCTTGATCTATATAATTGCCTTTAACCGTTGTTTACACACTCCAAAATTTCTGGCTGTTATCAACCTCGCAGTGATTGATGTCATCTTAAACACAAGCACTATTCCCAGCATGATTAAGACATTTCTCTTAAAGGATAACTTTGTTCCATTCAACCTCTGTTTGGTTCAAATGTTTGTCTACTATATGTTTGGGACTTTGGAGTCATATGCACTCGCTATACTTGCCTATGACAGGTTGATCGCAATATGTCTCCCTCTGCATCACAACTCGTTCAACACATTACGGAGCATGACTTGCGTGGTCAGCCTGTCTTGGGTTTATGTTCTCTCACTAAATACATATGCAACAGGTATAATGACTCGACTGTCTTTTTGTAATTCTGTCAAAGTGTTCAGCTTTTTCTGTGACTATGCTCCTGTGTTCAGACTGGCCTGTAATGATTACACATTGCAGTGGTCTGTGGCTTCAACTGCTAGTATGGTGAATCTGATGGGGCCCTTTACTTGTATTCTTCTGTCCTATTTTAGCATCCTGGTGACTGTGTTCAGGATGAAATCAGTCAGCAGTGGAATAAAGGCTCTCACCACTTGCATTGAGCACCTCATCCTTGTTGCTGTATTTTACATTCCCATATTCAGCATATTCTTAGTCGGGCTTTTTGTGGGATCCATCAACCCGGACCAGCGTGTGCTGAGCCTGTCACTGGCCTCTTGCCTCCCACCCTGCATCAATCCTATCGTATATTCTCTGAAAACTAAAGAGATCAAAACCAGAGCCCTGGCACTggtcaggaaaaataaaattggCACATAA